One stretch of Schlesneria sp. DSM 10557 DNA includes these proteins:
- the earP gene encoding elongation factor P maturation arginine rhamnosyltransferase EarP, whose amino-acid sequence MSSWDIFCSVVDNFGDVGVCWRLARQLSQEHCFQVRLWVDDLETFAVMSPELSPLLARQKLGSVEVLHWTPECTVDSAADVVIEAFGCELSDNYLNAIVQREKTPVWINLEYLSAESWVEECHGLVSPHPRLPLKKYFFYPGFTEKTGGLLRERGLLASHAGVSAADDALFLNQLGVPDRQPHEVRLSLFCYENPILPDLLSTWAHNSVPIRVLASPGAARKQLADWFQRELVDGMPLTRGTLTVHPIPFLVHTEYDRLLRVCDLNFVRGEDSFIRAQWAKRPFVWQIYPQSENTHLVKLEAFLSRYLSLMPDVARQAVRNLWYVWNGAVSPGNEWGDFLANLGVIQSQTEQWSSQLDRMPDLVDNLVRFVQEK is encoded by the coding sequence ATGTCGTCCTGGGATATCTTCTGTTCCGTCGTTGACAATTTTGGAGATGTGGGGGTCTGCTGGCGTCTTGCACGGCAGTTAAGTCAGGAACATTGCTTCCAGGTGAGGTTATGGGTTGATGATCTCGAGACGTTTGCCGTCATGTCCCCCGAGCTTTCGCCGCTGCTGGCGCGACAAAAGCTGGGTTCAGTCGAGGTGCTCCACTGGACTCCCGAGTGCACCGTCGACTCGGCGGCGGATGTCGTGATCGAGGCATTCGGTTGCGAACTTTCCGACAATTACCTGAACGCCATTGTGCAGCGTGAGAAAACTCCTGTCTGGATTAACCTGGAGTATCTGAGTGCCGAATCGTGGGTGGAAGAGTGTCACGGACTGGTCTCACCCCATCCCAGGCTCCCGTTGAAGAAGTACTTTTTCTACCCCGGATTTACGGAGAAAACGGGGGGGCTGCTGCGAGAACGGGGATTGCTCGCGTCGCATGCGGGGGTGTCGGCCGCTGATGACGCCCTGTTTCTGAATCAACTGGGGGTACCTGACCGCCAGCCGCACGAGGTGCGACTGTCGCTCTTCTGCTACGAAAACCCAATCCTGCCAGATCTTTTGTCGACCTGGGCACACAATTCGGTCCCCATCCGCGTGCTGGCGTCACCGGGGGCGGCCCGGAAGCAGCTGGCGGACTGGTTCCAGAGGGAGCTTGTCGACGGGATGCCGCTGACGCGAGGCACGCTGACCGTACACCCGATTCCGTTTCTCGTTCATACGGAGTACGACCGGTTGTTGCGAGTTTGCGACCTGAATTTTGTGCGGGGCGAGGACTCATTCATCCGTGCTCAGTGGGCGAAACGCCCGTTTGTCTGGCAGATCTATCCTCAGTCCGAGAACACTCATCTGGTGAAATTAGAAGCGTTTCTGTCCAGATATCTGTCACTCATGCCCGATGTCGCTCGTCAGGCAGTCAGAAACCTGTGGTACGTGTGGAATGGAGCCGTTTCCCCGGGAAATGAGTGGGGCGATTTCCTGGCAAATTTGGGCGTAATTCAAAGTCAGACAGAACAATGGTCCAGCCAACTTGACCGAATGCCTGATCTGGTCGACAATCTGGTCCGCTTCGTCCAGGAAAAGTGA